One segment of Setaria viridis chromosome 4, Setaria_viridis_v4.0, whole genome shotgun sequence DNA contains the following:
- the LOC117852839 gene encoding uncharacterized protein: protein MDKGKSVVAELAASLSDVRVTPRQNPKPKSFLPSPSFYSFSKKAKPRKLVSLCLGTLGQHLEDIIADISEFAAFFPPHIKLAILSIARRRRLLNDEVLTALAESSWEILDISGSDVTDVGLATVANVCSNLRAVDISRCEKITNAGVSKIVSHCLSLEILRCGGCPRSEFTARRCLNLLKPKLNTLEEDSWEELDTLDIGGGAESLRWLVWPKIDDNSKETLAAECPRVTINPQPSLYDLSGSKVPVEALASVPLDHSIVEDVDPKTWAVSAAPRRPVAPSNPNDPPEIPIAERFRLAYVEREARLAPKRAKRERQQRRRAERDYMMNDIDARSIALASQASRNLRKS, encoded by the exons atgGACAAGGGGAAATCGGTGGTCGCCGAGCTGGCGGCGTCGCTCAGCGATGTCCGTGTCACGCCGCGCCAGAACCCCAAGCCCAAGAGCTTCCTACCATCGCCCTCCTTCT ATTCTTTCTCAAAGAAGGCTAAACCTCGGAAATTGGTGAGCCTGTGTCTTGGCACACTTGGTCAGCATCTTGAGGATATCATCGCTGATATTTCTGAATTTGCTGCCTTCTTTCCACCCCATATAAAG TTGGCAATTCTGTCTATTGCAAGGAGAAGAAGGCTCCTGAATGATGAAGTTTTGACTGCTCTTGCTGAAAGCTCCTGGGAAATCCTAGATATATCTGGATCTGATGTAACTGATGTTGGTTTGGCTACTGTAGCAAATGTTTGTAGTAATCTACGGGCAGTTGATATTAG TCGCTGTGAAAAAATTACTAATGCTGGTGTTTCCAAGATTGTAAGCCATTGCCTATCCTTGGAGATATTGAGATGTGG AGGCTGTCCAAGAAGTGAATTCACTGCAAGGAGGTGCTTGAATCTCTTGAAACCCAAACTGAATACTCTTGAAGAGGACTCGTGGGAGGAACTTGACACATTAGATATTGGAGGCGGTGCAGAGTCTTTAAGATGGCTTGTTTGG CCCAAGATAGATGATAACTCAAAGGAAACTCTAGCTGCTGAATGCCCTCGGGTTACGATAAACCCACAGCCATCACTTTATGACCTCTCTGGGTCGAAAGTCCCAGTTGAAGCACTGGCAAGCGTACCACTAGACCATTCCATAGTTGAGGATGTTGATCCCAAAACATGGGCAGTTTCTGCTGCCCCTCGAAGACCTGTTGCTCCATCAAATCCTAATGATCCACCTGAAATACCGATAGCAGAGAGGTTTCGGCTCGCCTATGTGGAGAGGGAAGCAAGGCTGGCGCCCAAAAGAGCCAAGCGAGAAAGACAGCAGCGGCGCCGCGCTGAAAGGGACTACATGATGAATGATATCGACGCCAGGTCGATCGCACTTGCTTCTCAAGCAAGCAGGAATTTGCGCAAGAGCTGA
- the LOC117852840 gene encoding uncharacterized protein, translating into MDRRLRSPSRRPAAPRADERQRGGLSLSPHRFLRPGALARLRDSKVLARSLRCAARAPLPPPSSSSLPLSPAPASAGDGVPCFLGPAARGMRYPLRKKLAAARGVVFLPPPEAAEAFVDAFAAAPSSDLVAAH; encoded by the coding sequence ATGGACCGCCGCCTCCGGtccccgtcgcgccgccccgcggccccgcgcgcgGACGAGCGCCAGCGCGGCGGCCTCAGCCTCAGCCCGCACCGGTTCCTCCGCCCGGGCGCCCTCGCGCGGCTCCGCGACTCCAAGGTCCTGGCCCGCTCCCTCCGCTGCGCCGCGCGGgcgcccctcccgccgccgtcctcctcctcgcttcccctgtcgcccgcgccggcctcaGCCGGGGACGGTGTCCCGTGCTTCCTGGGCCCCGCGGCGCGGGGGATGCGGTACCCGCTGCGGAAGAagctcgccgcggcgcggggcgtgGTGTTCCTGCCCCCGCCGGAGGCCGCGGAGGCGTTCGTGGACGCgttcgcggcggcgccgtcatCGGACCTCGTCGCCGCGCACTGA
- the LOC117852838 gene encoding probable beta-1,3-galactosyltransferase 2: MSWRKGGGADGVARRWVLLLCVGSFCLGLLFTNRMWTLPEASEVAIPNERRGKESELMAGDCSIQKVQGKHDYRDMLHISDTHHDAQTLGKTIANLETELSAARTLQDSFLNGSPVSEEYKASESTGRRKYLMVIGINTAFSSRKRRDSIRNTWMPQGEMRKKLEEEKGIIIRFVIGHSAISGGIVDRAIQAEDKKHGDFMRLDHVEGYLELSGKTRTYFATAVALWDANFYVKVDDDVHVNIATLGNILSKHISKPRVYIGCMKSGPVLSDKDVRYYEPEHWKFGEVGNKYFRHATGQLYAISKDLATYISINKHVLHKYINEDVSLGAWLIGLDVEHIDDRRLCCGTPPDCEWKAQAGNTCAASFDWKCSGICNSVQNIWGVHTRCSEGEKALLTASF; encoded by the exons atgagtTGGAGGAAGGGAGGCGGCGCGGATGGCGTGGCTAGGAGGTGGGTGCTGCTGCTCTGCGTCGGGAGCTTCTGCCTCGGCCTGCTCTTCACCAACAG gATGTGGACATTGCCTGAAGCAAGTGAGGTAGCTATACCAAATGAAAGAAGAGGGAAAGAGTCTGAGCTTATGGCTGGAGACTGTAGTATACAAAAA GTTCAAGGAAAACACGATTACAGGGATATGTTACATATCTCAGATACTCACCATGATGCCCA GACTTTAGGTAAGACAATAGCAAACCTGGAGACAGAACTCTCTGCTGCAAGAACTCTACAAGATTCTTTTCTCAACGGATCTCCAGTGTCCGAAGAGTACAAGGCTTCTGAGTCTACCGGTAGGCGCAAATACCTTATGGTGATAGGCATCAATACTGCTTTTAGCAGCCGCAAGAGAAGGGATTCTATCCGCAACACTTGGATGCCTCAAG GAGAAATGAGGAAAAAGctggaggaagagaaggggatCATAATTCGTTTTGTTATTGGTCACAG TGCTATTTCAGGTGGAATCGTCGACAGAGCTATTCAAGCAGAGGATAAGAAACATGGGGATTTCATGAGGCTT GATCATGTTGAAGGATACCTTGAACTTTCAGGCAAAACAAGAACATACTTTGCGACAGCTGTTGCTTTATGGGATGCTAACTTCTATGTGAAGGTTGACGACGATGTCCATGTTAATATAG CGACGCTTGGAAATATCTTATCCAAACATATTTCGAAGCCCAGGGTATACATTGGATGCATGAAGTCTGGCCCTGTCTTATCTGACAA GGATGTCAGGTACTACGAACCTGAGCACTGGAAATTTGGTGAAGTGGGTAACAAATATTTTCGACATGCCACTGGTCAATTGTATGCTATTTCAAAAGACTTGGCAACCTACATATCAATAAACAA GCATGTTTTGCACAAGTACATCAACGAGGATGTTTCTTTGGGAGCTTGGTTGATAGGGTTAGATGTTGAGCATATTGATGACCGCAGACTATGCTGCGGCACTCCACCTG ATTGCGAATGGAAAGCTCAGGCAGGGAACACCTGTGCAGCCTCGTTCGATTGGAAGTGCAGTGGTATCTGCAACTCTGTGCAGAACATCTGGGGGGTCCATACGAGGTGTTCAGAAGGTGAAAAGGCGCTGTTGACTGCTTCTTTCTAA
- the LOC117852836 gene encoding uncharacterized protein has protein sequence MARSGGGGVEGCGGGVLKKGPWTQAEDKLLVDHVRRHGEGNWNAVRRETGLQRCGKSCRLRWANHLRPNLRKGPFSPEEERQILRLHGLIGNKWARISSHLPGRTDNEIKNYWNTRLKRRQRAGLPLYPPDIEREIALLRAQNINPFADADGNANSGLPPPLLYDANNPFALPPAVPSPSGSATASHSPLINQSYPLLNQMQGMPVFHLASSQQSPQPVFHHHQDNGAALGHGGFVSSGLPPLPTRAHELPSNQFDTSSSGGGAGLLESLLLGDDHLPRHIPTMVKVNSMPALTYREPGSCRLPVHGAGAGSDSDETSHCLPGEDMHHGAKWNFTYEDFKPAKRRTPSEAGISDMFGVAPGFIPGDWFSACGGSTAPSPGPSSAVTDDEFGLEMQQFMSLLPLSIDEHSWNA, from the exons atggcgaggagcggcggcggcggggtggaaggatgcggcggcggcgtgctgaAGAAGGGGCCGTGGACGCAGGCGGAGGACAAGCTGCTGGTCGACCACgtgcggcggcacggggagggCAACTGGAACGCCGTGCGCCGGGAGACCGGGCTGCAGCGctgcggcaagagctgccggCTCCGGTGGGCCAACCACCTCCGCCCAAACCTCCGCAAGGGCCCCTTCTCccccgaggaggagcgccagATCCTCCGCCTCCACGGCCTCATCGGCAACAAGTGGGCCCGCATCTCGTCGCAC CTGCCCGGGAGGacggacaacgagatcaagaactactggaaTACGCGCCTCAAGCGCCGGCAGCGCGCGGGGCTGCCGCTCTACCCGCCGGACATCGAGCGGGAGATCGCGTTGCTGCGCGCGCAGAACATCAACCCgttcgccgacgccgacggcaaCGCCAACTccggcctcccgccgccgctcctctacGACGCCAACAACCCGTTCGCGCTGCCTCCCGCCGTGCCGTCGCCCTCGGGCTCCGCCACGGCGTCCCACTCGCCGCTGATCAACCAGAGCTACCCCCTCCTGAACCAGATGCAGGGGATGCCGGTGTTCCACCTTGCCAGCAGCCAGCAGTCGCCGCAGCCGGtgttccaccaccaccaggacAACGGCGCGGCGCTCGGCCACGGTGGCTTCGTCTCCTCGGGCCTGCCGCCGTTGCCCACCAGAGCGCACGAGCTCCCTTCGAACCAATTCGACACctcgagcagcggcggcggcgccgggctgcTGGAATCTCTGCTGCTCGGCGACGACCACCTACCGCGGCACATCCCGACCATGGTCAAGGTCAACTCCATGCCCGCGCTCACGTACCGCGAGCCCGGCTCCTGCAGGCTGCCCgtccacggcgccggcgccgggagcgACAGCGACGAGACCTCGCACTGCTTGCCCGGAGAGGACATGCACCATGGCGCGAAATGGAACTTCACCTACG AGGACTTCAAGCCGGCGAAGAGGAGGACACCGAGCGAGGCGGGGATCTCCGACATGTTCGGCGTCGCCCCGGGCTTCATCCCGGGGGACTGGTTCAGCGCCTGCGGCGGCTCGACGGCCCCTTCGCCGGGGCCGTCGTCGGCCGTCACCGACGACGAGTTCGGCCTGGAGATGCAGCAGTTCATGTCATTGCTACCACTGTCCATTGACGAGCACAGCTGGAACGCATAA